The proteins below come from a single Aegilops tauschii subsp. strangulata cultivar AL8/78 chromosome 6, Aet v6.0, whole genome shotgun sequence genomic window:
- the LOC109735385 gene encoding uncharacterized protein, producing the protein MARRGKGGGVWDVAWAVWPRGSARPRLLVVFAVTWALPWASSSSTGEQRGEEREAMGEEEDGPLVPKVGLRVTLVKVGLLSAGARGSGRFVLLRLRSSLYRTHN; encoded by the exons ATGGCGAGGCGAGGCAAAGGCGGCGGTGTATGGGACGTGGCGTGGGCGGTGTGGCCCAGGGGGTCGGCGCGGCCGCGGCTTCTCGTCGTCTTCGCCGTCACGTGGGCGCTGCCAtgggcgagctcgagctcgacggGGGAGCAGCGGGGAGAGGAACGTGAGGCCAtgggggaggaagaagatggccCTCTTGTTCCCAAGGTTGGTCTTCGCGTGACACTGGTTAAG GTTGGTCTGCTGTCTGCAGGTGCTCGTGGTTCTGGTCGGTTCGTCCTGCTGCGTCTTCGGTCATCGCTCTACAG